A genomic window from Hyla sarda isolate aHylSar1 chromosome 8, aHylSar1.hap1, whole genome shotgun sequence includes:
- the LOC130284727 gene encoding uncharacterized protein LOC130284727, translating to MSLRSGSQYNAEDQLPGTHQGRESAPSVQQDDVRSRSSRSARSSQISSASALFARARAKAEAARVQLEFAEKEAAIMKERSEKEAAIMKERSEKEAAIMKERSEKEAAIMKERSEKEAAIMKERSEKEAAIIKEKTEQEAKLHILQRQCAAAAAAAEAAAYADIERSGMESIHEGPDVPEKPLSSAERTRAYVQDISSGSSTIPFLNPKSAEFKPKPSELLSARKQTHEAGSTRVIKEESSPQQPKHQSMQDVTKYLIRKEMVNTGFLKFDDCPENYWAWKASFLNAVKDLDLTAAETLDLMVKWLGSESAEHARRMRRIHLFNPSVGLDMAWQRLEERYGSPEAIEGALMKRLESFPKLNSKDNLKLQELGDILWEVQCAKEEGYLRGLAHLDTANGTKPIVEKLPHHLQEKWVSVGAKYKEEHGVPFPPFFVFSRFVQQQAKMRCDPSFSFITSSQLPKAEKPPRSYNRTSVITHKTTVPSEDPGDSSSYKVNTFEGPDRLCPLHKKPHPLNKCKGFKSKPIKERLAFLRQNGICFKCCESTKHIAKDCKIQANCSECGSDRHISALHPNTLHQPLEVTETPKDEGREQKDKSAIPVMSKCTEICGDSTNPRSCSKICLATVYPTGKREKAVKMYVVLDEQSNRSLARSDFFDAFNITSRAVPYTLKTCAGVIETSGRRATGFTIESLDKRIHLSLPTLIECDMIPDDKSEIPTPEVALHHPHLNAISHLIPAVQTDVSILLLLGRDILQVHKVRQQINGPFNAPYAQRLDLGWVIVGEVCLGAAHRPDSVNTSKTSVLTNGRTSLLSPCQNSFVVKETLKPYCGSPSSYDRNISSGLKTDNLGNSVFQKTKDDDKQAMSIDDQTFLHIMDKETFQDKNNNWVAPLPFRKPRCYLPSNREQAMKRLNTLRKTLQRKPEVKKDFTEFIKRMLDNNHAELAPSLDKGKEHWYLPMFGVYHPHKPDQIRVVFDSSAQQEGISLNDVLLSGPDLNNTLLGVLLRFRKEPIAFTADVQQMFYCFLVREDHRDYLRFLWYKDNDIDKEVTEYRMRVHVFGNSPSPAVAIYCMRKAAQKGAERYGQDAKHFVMRHFYVDDGLASANTPEGAVNILNKAKQMLAESNLRLHKIASNSKQVMEAFTAEDRAKDLKDLCLGTDILPLQKSLGLSWDLDKDCFVFQVSSAEKPFTRRGILSTVNSLYDPLGFVAPVTIKGKALVRELSSGESEWDALLPQERLHEWVQWTESLQALQCLQISRCYVPLSLSQACKKELYIFSDASVIAIGAVAYLKVSDVGNVCHVGFVMGKSKLSPRPAHTIPRLELCAAVLAVELYELVRDEIDLDLDAVKFFTDSKTVLGYICNTTKRFFLYVSNRVNRIRQTTRPEQWFYVPSEQNPADYATRPTQIACLQNSIWFSGPTFLYQTAVDSPDTNVYPLVEPEADPEIRSEVVSFSTKALDARLQPHRFVRFSDWKRLNRVIAKLIHVTKSFQKKPNDDQPGSWRVFHERVSLEELSLAKRVIISSVQRTCFRQEYDCIEQQKMLPKHSRLTKLSPFIDQYGLLRVGGRLSYATLSDEEKQPVIIPHDHYIATLIIRYYHSQTVHQGRHITEGAIRAAGFWILGGKRLVSAIIHKCVVCRKLRGRFESQKMAELPKDRVNPEPPFTSVGVDVFGPWEVVTRRTRGGSADSKRWAVLFTCLSIRAVHIELIESMSASSFINALRRLFSVRGPAKLIRSDRGTNFVGACKELHICSNDAELLDYLQDKGCTWLFNTPHSSHMGGAWERLIGVARRILDAMLLQSKPTHLTHETLSTFMAEVMAIINSRPLVPISTDPDNPTVLTPAMLLTQKVDSLSAPCGDFSTTELHAKQWKQVQCLADTFWKRWRRDYLFTLQSRKKWAETGPNVKVGNVVLFKDIQESRNNWPMGIVTNTLPSKDGNVRKVEVKVTKQGTVKVYARPVSDVIVLL from the coding sequence ATGAGTCTAAGATCAGGAAGTCAGTATAATGCTGAAGATCAGCTACCCGGGACACATCAAGGCAGGGAGAGCGCGCCAAGTGTCCAGCAGGATGATGTACGCTCACGCTCATCTAGATCAGCAAGGTCCAGTCAGATTTCATCAGCAAGTGCCCTTTTTGCCAGGGCTCGCGCCAAAGCAGAGGCTGCTCGCGTTCAGCTAGAATTTGCTGAGAAAGAGGCTGCCATTATGAAGGAAAGATCAGAGAAAGAGGCTGCCATTATGAAGGAAAGATCAGAGAAAGAGGCTGCCATTATGAAGGAAAGATCAGAGAAAGAGGCTGCCATTATGAAGGAAAGATCAGAGAAAGAGGCTGCCATTATGAAGGAAAGATCAGAGAAAGAGGCTgccattataaaagaaaaaactgaacAGGAAGCAAAGTTGCATATTCTTCAACGTCAGTGTGCAGCCGCTGctgcagcagcagaagcagcagcttaTGCGGATATTGAGCGGTCTGGAATGGAATCTATCCACGAAGGCCCAGATGTGCCCGAGAAACCGCTTTCCTCTGCAGAACGCACTAGGGCGTATGTCCAAGATATTTCAAGTGGCAGCTCAACAATACCGTTTCTCAATCCAAAGTCAGCTGAATTTAAACCAAAACCATCAGAACTCCTGAGCGCACGAAAACAAACCCATGAGGCTGGCAGTACCAGAGTGATAAAAGAAGAATCCTCACCGCAGCAACCCAAACACCAGAGCATGCAAGACGTCACTAAATATCTTATCCGTAAAGAAATGGTTAATACAGGCTTCCTCAAGTTTGATGACTGCCCAGAAAATTACTGGGCATGGAAGGCTTCTTTTCTGAATGCAGTCAAAGACTTGGACTTAACAGCAGCTGAGACGCTAGACCTGATGGTAAAGTGGCTTGGGTCTGAGTCTGCAGAGCATGCAAGAAGGATGCGCAGGATACACCTATTTAACCCTTCAGTAGGACTCGATATGGCCTGGCAAAGGCTAGAAGAAAGATATGGATCACCAGAGGCAATTGAAGGTGCTCTGATGAAAAGACTGGAGTCTTTCCCTAAGCTAAACAGCAAAGACAATTTAAAACTGCAAGAGCTGGGTGATATTCTTTGGGAAGTCCAGTGTGCCAAAGAAGAAGGTTATTTAAGGGGACTTGCACATTTAGATACTGCCAACGGTACTAAGCCTATAGTAGAGAAACTACCTCACCACCTGCAAGAGAAATGGGTGAGTGTTGGAGCTAAATACAAAGAAGAACATGGTGTCCCCTTCCCCCCTTTCTTTGTGTTTTCTAGGTTTGTACAGCAGCAAGCTAAGATGAGGTGCGATCCCAGTTTTTCCTTCATCACCAGCAGCCAACTGCCTAAGGCAGAAAAGCCACCTAGATCCTACAATAGGACTTCAGTGATCACCCACAAGACAACAGTTCCCTCTGAGGACCCAGGAGATTCAAGCAGCTACAAGGTAAACACCTTTGaaggccctgacagactttgcccACTTCATAAAAAGCCCCATCCTCTAAACAAGTGCAAAGGGTTCAAAAGTAAACCTATCAAGGAAAGGTTAGCCTTTCTTAGACAAAACGGCATATGCTTCAAGTGTTGTGAATCCACCAAACATATAGCTAAAGACTGCAAAATACAAGCAAATTGCTCAGAATGTGGCAGTGACAGACACATCTCAGCTCTGCACCCCAATACTTTGCATCAACCATTAGAGGTCACTGAAACCCCAAAAGATGAGGGCAGGGAGCAAAAAGATAAATCAGCTATCCCAGTAATGTCCAAATGCACTGAAATCTGTGGTGACAGTACAAATCCACGCTCATGTTCCAAGATCTGCCTAGCAACAGTGTACCCCACAGGGAAAAGAGAAAAGGCAGTAAAGATGTATGTGGTTCTGGATGAACAAAGTAACAGGTCGCTGGCAAGGTCAGACTTTTTTGATGCCTTCAACATTACATCAAGGGCAGTTCCATACACCCTAAAGACATGTGCAGGAGTGATAGAAACTTCAGGGAGAAGAGCTACTGGCTTTACTATTGAGTCTCTTGACAAGAGGATCCATCTCTCACTTCCCACTTTGATAGAGTGTGATATGATACCAGATGATAAATCAGAGATCCCTACACCAGAAgtggcccttcatcatcctcatctTAATGCAATATCTCACCTTATTCCAGCTGTCCAGACAGACGTCTCTATTCTTCTACTTCTTGGAAGAGACATTCTACAGGTGCATAAGGTACGCCAACAAATTAATGGACCATTTAATGCCCCCTATGCGCAAAGACTTGACTTGGGGTGGGTTATAGTAGGAGAAGTTTGTTTGGGAGCAGCTCATCGGCCTGACAGTGTCAACACTTCTAAGACATCTGTGTTAACAAATGGACGCACGTCCCTTCTCAGTCCATGCCAAAACAGCTTTGTTGTTAAAGAAACCCTAAAACCATACTGTGGCTCTCCTTCCAGTTATGATAGGAATATTAGTAGTGGTCTGAAGACCGACAATTTAGGGAACTCAGTGTTCCAGAAGACAAAAGATGATGACAAACAAGCAATGTCCATAGATGATCAAACCTTTCTCCACATCATGGATAAAGAGACTTTCCAAGATAAGAACAACAATTGGGTAGCCCCTTTACCTTTTCGCAAACCAAGGTGTTATTTACCTAGTAACAGAGAGCAAGCCATGAAGCGCTTAAACACACTACGCAAAACTTTGCAAAGAAAGCCTGAAGTGAAAAAAGACTTTACAGAATTTATCAAAAGGATGCTGGACAATAATCATGCTGAATTAGCACCATCACTGGATAAAGGTAAAGAACACTGGTATCTGCCAATGTTTGGCGTTTACCATCCACACAAGCCAGATCAAATAAGAGTTGTGTTCGATTCCAGTGCTCAACAGGAAGGCATTTCACTAAATGATGTACTGCTGAGTGGCCCAGACCTAAATAACACACTTCTGGGTGTCCTCTTACGCTTCAGGAAGGAGCCTATTGCCTTCACAGCTGATGTGCAAcagatgttttattgttttctagtCAGAGAGGACCATCGAGACTACCTGCGTTTCCTGTGGTACAAGGATAACGACATAGATAAAGAGGTAACAGAGTACAGAATGAGAGTACATGTTTTTGGTAATAGCCCTTCCCCCGCTGTTGCCATATATTGTATGCGGAAAGCTGCCCAGAAAGGTGCAGAACGTTATGGTCAAGATGCCAAGCACTTTGTGATGAGACATTTCTATGTAGATGACGGACTTGCTTCAGCGAACACACCTGAAGGAGCAGTTAACATTCTCAACAAAGCAAAACAAATGCTGGCAGAGTCTAATCTGCGACTACATAAGATTGCCTCTAACAGCAAACAAGTCATGGAAGCTTTCACCGCAGAAGACAGAGCTAAAGACCTCAAAGACCTTTGCCTGGGAACAGACATCCTTCCATTGCAGAAAAGTCTAGGCCTAAGCTGGGATCTAGATAAAGACTGTTTTGTGTTTCAGGTTTCTTCAGCAGAAAAGCCATTCACAAGAAGAGGGATCCTATCCACTGTTAACAGTCTCTACGACCCTCTCGGGTTTGTGGCACCAGTCACCATAAAAGGTAAGGCCTTAGTTCGTGAACTATCAAGTGGAGAAAGTGAGTGGGATGCCTTACTTCCACAAGAAAGACTCCATGAGTGGGTCCAATGGACAGAGTCTTTACAAGCCTTACAATGTTTACAAATATCCAGGTGTTATGTACCTCTTTCATTGTCACAGGCCTGCAAAAAAGAACTGTACATCTTTTCAGATGCATCTGTTATAGCAATAGGTGCCGTTGCTTACTTGAAGGTAAGCGATGTAGGAAATGTCTGCCATGTTGGATTTGTTATGGGAAAATCCAAGCTAAGTCCTAGGCCAGCACACACAATCCCACGTCTAGAGTTATGTGCAGCTGTACTAGCGGTTGAACTGTATGAGCTAGTGAGAGACGAGATAGACCTagacctagatgctgtgaaattcTTTACAGACAGTAAAACAGTCCTAGGCTATATCTGCAACACTACAAAGAGATTCTTTTTATATGTTTCTAATCGGGTGAACAGGATCAGACAAACAACACGTCCAGAGCAATGGTTCTATGTGCCCTCAGAACAAAATCCTGCAGATTATGCTACCAGGCCTACACAGATAGCTTGCCTTCAGAACTCTATATGGTTTTCAGGGCCAACTTTTCTGTATCAGACGGCTGTAGATAGTCCTGACACCAATGTTTACCCTTTAGTGGAGCCCGAAGCTGATCCTGAAATTAGGTCAGAAGTAGTAAGCTTCAGTACTAAAGCCCTTGACGCTAGACTGCAGCCACATCGTTTTGTAAGATTTTCGGACTGGAAGAGACTGAACAGGGTTATAGCGAAGTTAATCCATGTTACCAAAAGCTTCCAAAAGAAACCTAATGATGATCAACCTGGAAGTTGGAGAGTTTTCCATGAAAGGGTTAGTTTAGAAGAACTTTCACTAGCCAAGAGAGTTATAATTTCTTCTGTACAGCGCACATGTTTCAGACAAGAATATGACTGTATTGAACAGCAAAAGATGCTTCCTAAACATAGCCGTCTTACAAAACTAAGTCCCTTTATAGATCAATATGGATTATTGAGAGTAGGTGGCCGTTTATCTTATGCCACGCTGTCAGATGAAGAGAAACAGCCTGTCATCATTCCTCACGATCACTACATTGCTACCTTGATCATAAGATATTATCACAGTCAGACAGTACACCAAGGACGACACATTACTGAAGGTGCAATCAGAGCTGCAGGATTCTGGATTCTTGGTGGAAAACGTCTAGTGTCTGCAATCATTCACAAATGTGTCGTATGCCGTAAGCTCAGAGGGAGATTTGAAAGCCAAAAGATGGCAGAATTACCAAAAGATAGAGTCAATCCTGAACCTCCATTCACTAGTGTGGGTGTTGATGTGTTTGGTCCCTGGGAAGTTGTAACACGCCGAACTAGAGGAGGCAGCGCTGACAGCAAACGCTGGGCTGTTCTTTTCACATGTCTTTCTATAAGAGCAGTGCATATAGAATTGATTGAGTCCATGTCAGCATCCAGTTTCATCAATGCTCTGAGAAGACTCTTTTCTGTGCGTGGTCCGGCTAAGTTGATTCGCTCAGATAGAGGTACGAACTTTGTAGGAGCATGCAAGGAGCTGCATATATGTTCAAATGATGCAGAACTTCTAGATTATCTCCAAGACAAAGGATGTACATGGCTCTTTAACACTCCACACTCATCTCACATGGGAGGTGCTTGGGAGAGATTAATTGGTGTGGCTAGACGAATTTTAGATGCAATGTTGCTCCAATCCAAACCCACTCACCTGACTCATGAGACTTTGAGTACTTTCATGGCAGAAGTTATGGCCATCATTAATTCAAGACCTTTGGTACCAATATCTACAGATCCAGATAACCCAACAGTTCTTACCCCTGCTATGCTCTTGACCCAAAAGGTAGACTCTTTATCAGCCCCCTGTGGAGACTTTAGTACAACAGAACTTCATGCAAAGCAATGGAAACAAGTCCAATGTCTGGCTGATACATTTTGGAAGAGATGGAGGAGAGATTACCTATTTACCTTACAAAGTCGCAAGAAATGGGCAGAGACTGGTCCCAATGTCAAGGTGGGAAATGTTGTGTTATTTAAAGATATTCAAGAAAGCAGAAATAACTGGCCTATGGGAATTGTCACAAATACGTTGCCAAGTAAAGATGGTAATGTCAGAAAGGTTGAAGTAAAAGTCACGAAACAAGGGACTGTTAAAGTGTACGCCAGACCAGTTTCTGATGTCATTGTTCTCCTTTGA